In a single window of the Acidobacteriota bacterium genome:
- a CDS encoding SDR family oxidoreductase — MSEINGKSGIEGKVVVITGASSGIGEATARLLARRGAHVVLGARRTDRLESLVAEIKSADGSAVSRRLDVTQREDVDEFVKFARQTFGQVDVIVNNAGVMPLSRLEALKVDEWNQMIDVNIRGVLHGIAAALPIMREQGFGQVINVSSIGGHAVVPTGAVYCATKFAVGAISDGLRQEVDNIRVTVISPGVTESELAESISDAEARQGMTVFRKIAIPAEAIARAIAFAISQPDDVDVSEIIVRPTASPF, encoded by the coding sequence ATGTCAGAAATCAATGGAAAATCTGGAATCGAAGGTAAAGTGGTTGTCATTACGGGTGCCAGCAGCGGCATCGGCGAAGCAACGGCCCGGTTGCTGGCTCGCCGTGGTGCTCATGTCGTGTTGGGTGCTCGTCGCACAGACCGACTCGAATCCCTGGTGGCGGAAATCAAAAGTGCCGATGGATCAGCCGTTTCCCGCCGGCTGGATGTTACCCAACGCGAGGATGTGGATGAATTCGTCAAATTTGCCCGCCAAACTTTTGGGCAAGTTGATGTTATTGTCAACAACGCTGGAGTCATGCCACTTTCCAGGCTGGAAGCTCTCAAGGTTGACGAATGGAATCAGATGATTGATGTCAACATTCGAGGCGTTTTGCACGGTATCGCGGCTGCTTTGCCAATCATGCGAGAACAGGGATTTGGTCAGGTCATCAATGTTTCGTCAATTGGTGGTCACGCGGTGGTTCCGACGGGTGCGGTGTATTGTGCGACCAAGTTTGCCGTAGGGGCTATTTCTGACGGGTTGCGCCAGGAAGTTGACAACATTCGGGTCACAGTTATTTCTCCTGGAGTGACTGAATCAGAACTGGCAGAGAGCATTTCAGATGCGGAAGCCCGTCAGGGAATGACCGTCTTTCGGAAAATCGCCATTCCGGCTGAAGCGATTGCCCGGGCGATTGCCTTTGCTATTTCCCAACCTGATGACGTTGATGTGAGCGAAATCATTGTTCGCCCAACTGCCAGCCCATTTTGA
- a CDS encoding NAD(P)-dependent alcohol dehydrogenase, producing MSTSSTHTHSSPRAAVARAYAAQSATSALSPFTLTRREPLAQDVVIEILYCGVCHSDLHQARNEWHNTVYPCVPGHEIVGRVVKVGSAVTKFQEGDLAAVGCMVDSCRTCPSCQKGLEQYCEQTTIFTYNSEDRHLGGVTFGGYSESIVVDEAYTLKVPGTLDLAATAPLLCAGITTYSPLRHWKVGPGQTVGIVGLGGLGHMGVKFAHAFGAHVALFTTSPGKATDAHRLGADEVIISTNPDEMAKHKNRFDFILDTVSADHDINAYLKLLKLDGTLVLVGAPEHPLPVSAFNLILPRRNFAGSGIGGIVETQEMLNFCAEHSITSDIELISIQQINQAYERLLKSDVKYRFVIDMASLKNEE from the coding sequence ATGTCTACGTCTTCGACTCATACTCATTCATCACCACGCGCCGCTGTTGCCAGAGCCTATGCTGCCCAATCAGCCACCTCAGCCCTGTCACCGTTTACTCTGACACGTCGCGAACCGCTGGCACAGGACGTGGTGATTGAGATTCTCTATTGCGGTGTTTGTCATTCTGACCTTCATCAGGCGCGAAATGAATGGCACAACACGGTTTACCCTTGTGTACCGGGTCACGAAATTGTCGGTCGAGTCGTGAAAGTCGGCTCTGCCGTGACAAAATTTCAGGAAGGCGATCTGGCGGCTGTCGGGTGTATGGTTGATTCGTGCCGCACCTGCCCAAGCTGTCAGAAGGGTTTGGAGCAATATTGCGAGCAGACAACGATCTTTACTTATAATTCCGAAGACCGGCATCTGGGCGGAGTTACCTTTGGCGGTTACTCGGAAAGCATCGTGGTGGATGAAGCCTATACTCTCAAAGTTCCTGGAACCCTTGATCTGGCCGCCACGGCACCACTCCTGTGTGCGGGGATTACCACCTATTCGCCGCTTCGCCATTGGAAAGTCGGCCCCGGCCAAACGGTTGGGATTGTTGGGCTTGGCGGACTTGGCCATATGGGCGTCAAATTTGCCCATGCTTTTGGGGCTCATGTAGCGCTGTTTACCACTTCACCCGGAAAAGCCACTGATGCGCACCGATTGGGCGCCGACGAAGTCATCATTTCAACCAATCCGGATGAAATGGCAAAACACAAGAATCGCTTTGATTTTATTCTGGATACCGTCTCGGCTGACCATGACATCAACGCCTACCTCAAGTTGCTCAAGCTGGATGGAACGCTCGTGCTGGTCGGCGCGCCAGAACATCCATTACCGGTCAGTGCCTTCAATCTAATCCTGCCGCGCCGCAACTTTGCTGGTTCAGGCATTGGTGGGATTGTCGAAACCCAGGAAATGCTCAATTTCTGCGCTGAACACAGCATCACAAGCGACATCGAACTCATTTCAATTCAGCAAATCAATCAGGCGTATGAACGGCTCCTCAAAAGCGATGTGAAGTACCGCTTTGTGATTGATATGGCGTCGCTGAAGAATGAAGAATAA
- the uvrB gene encoding excinuclease ABC subunit UvrB yields the protein MKFELVSPYKPTGDQPQAIETLVRNVQAGSPSQVLLGITGSGKTFTIANMIEQLQRPTLVMAHNKTLAAQLFQEFRGFFPKNAVEYFVSYYDYYQPEAYVASTDTYIEKEATINEEIDRLRLSATRSAFERRDFVIVSSVSSIYGIGDPDAYFGMSLFIEPGQVLKRQELLKRLVELQYDRNDVDFVRGSFRVRGDVVEIYPSYSEQAIRVSFWGDEIDTMNVVDPLLGEILEPITHRYPIYPKSHYVMPKDVLKRAVVTIKEELETWEPQLLEMGKLVEAQRLRQRTIYDLEMIRELGFCRGIENYSRHLTGRPAGQPPPTLFDYLPKDTLIVVDESHQSIPQIRGMYEGDRSRKSTLVEYGFRLPSAMDNRPLKFAEWEKRIGQTIFVSATPGPYELQKTGGEIIEQIIRPTGLLDPLIDVRPVRGQIDDLLHEIRLRTAKKQRVIVTTLTKKMSEDLTDYYLDVGVNVRYLHSEIETLERIKILRDLRRGDFDVLIGINLLREGMDLPEVSLVAILDADKEGFLRSESSLIQIIGRAARHSEGQAILYADKMTDSMRRAINVTLYRREIQERYNTEHGITPQTIIKPIEATLVTAYEADYFKVPLDLDKFEEYTPENLDTTIKQLEHDMREAAKKLEFERAAELRDKLKYLKERQVLRNEG from the coding sequence ATGAAATTTGAACTTGTTTCGCCCTATAAACCAACCGGAGATCAACCGCAGGCGATTGAAACTCTGGTTCGCAATGTTCAAGCTGGGAGTCCATCTCAAGTCTTACTCGGCATTACCGGCAGTGGTAAAACCTTCACGATTGCCAACATGATCGAACAACTCCAGCGCCCAACGCTGGTGATGGCCCATAACAAAACCCTGGCGGCACAGCTCTTTCAGGAATTTCGGGGATTTTTTCCGAAAAACGCGGTTGAGTACTTCGTCAGTTATTATGACTACTATCAGCCAGAAGCCTATGTCGCTTCGACTGATACATACATTGAAAAAGAAGCCACCATCAATGAAGAAATTGACCGGCTTCGGCTCTCAGCCACCCGGTCGGCCTTTGAGCGCCGCGATTTTGTGATTGTTTCTTCAGTTTCATCAATTTACGGGATTGGCGACCCGGATGCCTATTTTGGAATGTCGTTGTTTATTGAACCAGGTCAGGTCTTGAAACGCCAGGAACTCCTCAAGCGACTGGTTGAACTCCAGTATGACCGCAATGATGTTGATTTTGTCCGGGGTTCGTTTCGGGTTCGGGGTGATGTGGTCGAAATCTATCCAAGCTATTCGGAACAGGCAATTCGAGTTTCGTTTTGGGGTGACGAAATTGACACCATGAATGTCGTTGACCCGTTGCTGGGTGAAATCCTGGAACCAATCACCCACCGCTACCCGATTTATCCGAAATCGCACTACGTTATGCCCAAAGACGTGCTCAAACGGGCTGTCGTAACAATCAAAGAAGAACTCGAAACCTGGGAACCGCAACTCCTGGAAATGGGCAAACTGGTCGAGGCGCAACGGCTACGACAACGCACAATCTATGATCTGGAAATGATTCGCGAACTCGGTTTCTGTCGCGGGATTGAAAACTATTCACGGCATTTGACCGGTCGCCCGGCAGGTCAACCACCTCCCACGTTGTTTGACTATCTGCCAAAAGATACCCTGATTGTGGTGGATGAAAGCCACCAGTCAATTCCGCAAATTCGTGGAATGTATGAAGGCGACCGCTCACGCAAATCAACCCTGGTCGAATATGGCTTTCGATTGCCGTCCGCGATGGATAACCGCCCGCTCAAGTTTGCAGAATGGGAAAAACGAATTGGCCAGACCATTTTTGTGTCGGCCACGCCCGGTCCCTACGAGTTGCAAAAAACCGGCGGTGAAATCATCGAACAGATTATCCGCCCGACCGGGCTGCTTGATCCGCTGATTGATGTCCGCCCGGTGCGTGGTCAGATTGATGACTTGCTGCACGAAATCAGGCTGCGAACGGCCAAAAAACAGCGCGTGATTGTGACCACGCTGACCAAAAAAATGTCAGAGGACCTGACTGATTACTACCTTGATGTCGGGGTCAATGTCCGCTATCTCCATTCAGAAATTGAGACATTGGAACGCATTAAAATTTTGCGTGACCTGCGGCGCGGTGATTTTGATGTGTTGATTGGAATTAATTTGCTGCGTGAAGGGATGGACCTGCCTGAAGTCTCGCTGGTTGCGATTTTGGATGCCGACAAGGAAGGCTTTTTACGCAGTGAATCATCGCTGATTCAAATCATTGGCCGTGCCGCCCGTCATTCTGAAGGCCAGGCAATTCTCTATGCTGACAAAATGACCGACTCGATGCGGCGTGCCATCAATGTCACATTGTATCGGCGGGAAATCCAGGAACGCTACAACACCGAACACGGCATCACGCCCCAAACCATCATTAAACCGATTGAAGCCACACTGGTTACGGCTTATGAAGCCGATTACTTCAAAGTCCCGCTTGATCTCGACAAATTTGAGGAATACACACCGGAAAACCTCGACACGACCATCAAACAACTCGAACACGACATGCGCGAAGCCGCCAAAAAGCTGGAGTTTGAACGTGCCGCCGAGCTCCGCGACAAACTCAAATATCTGAAAGAACGGCAGGTACTGAGGAACGAAGGGTAG
- a CDS encoding cation transporter has translation MPESHQETGYISNQVQRVLIWLLVANVAVVIAKATAGWLAGSLSVMSDAAHSLTDSLNNIAGIVLIRLATRPADWDHPYGHSKIEQIGAFGITGLMCLTAYEIGREAISGWWRGEIPVVNISTLTLGVMVGTLAINIAVVWYERRAGQRLQSIFLIADAQHTMSDIYVTIGVLSGLVFVKLGYVWIDRFVALLVVCAIVYGAFNVVREAGSELMDTVAVDAKSLAQLASELPDVVEVRDVRSRGRGMYGFVELTIVVDHNDLRRAHRSTEVLENNIRQKYNLHTVTIHIEPSGE, from the coding sequence ATGCCAGAATCCCACCAAGAAACCGGATATATCTCCAATCAGGTCCAGCGAGTGCTGATCTGGTTACTGGTCGCCAACGTGGCCGTCGTTATTGCCAAAGCCACCGCCGGATGGCTGGCCGGGTCCTTGAGCGTGATGAGCGATGCGGCACACTCGCTGACGGATTCACTCAACAACATCGCCGGGATTGTCCTCATTCGACTGGCAACTCGTCCAGCCGATTGGGATCACCCTTACGGACACAGCAAAATTGAACAAATCGGCGCCTTTGGAATCACTGGCCTGATGTGCCTCACGGCTTACGAGATTGGCCGCGAAGCCATCTCCGGCTGGTGGCGGGGTGAGATACCAGTGGTAAATATCTCAACGCTCACGCTTGGCGTGATGGTTGGCACACTGGCTATCAACATTGCCGTCGTGTGGTATGAACGCCGGGCTGGACAACGTCTGCAAAGCATTTTCCTGATTGCAGATGCCCAGCACACCATGAGCGATATTTATGTCACGATTGGAGTTTTATCAGGGCTGGTTTTTGTCAAACTGGGGTATGTCTGGATTGACCGCTTTGTCGCGCTGCTGGTGGTTTGCGCGATTGTCTATGGAGCATTCAATGTCGTGCGGGAGGCAGGCTCGGAATTGATGGATACGGTGGCGGTTGATGCGAAAAGTCTGGCTCAACTTGCGAGCGAACTTCCAGATGTGGTGGAGGTACGAGATGTCCGGTCACGAGGGCGTGGAATGTATGGATTTGTTGAATTAACCATTGTGGTTGATCATAACGACCTTCGCCGCGCCCATCGCTCAACAGAAGTTCTGGAAAACAACATCCGGCAAAAATACAACCTGCATACGGTGACCATTCATATCGAACCATCAGGGGAATGA
- a CDS encoding FHA domain-containing protein, translating into MQCPTCGIVNRDDAKFCTRCGSTLTPAGGARGAKYRQPGMMLRDMGADETLTAEAPASAEPSNVITVSSEAIPPGAPFIEVVFLTGLRKGEKLILSTFPATVGRDPGSMLQMDLNDTLASTRHAHLLFEGNKFILRDIGSTNGTYHKGNRVKEIVLTHGDVIEFGIGGPKLRFDMPWMVATPPPVHVDSFSGPAIPGALITPKAERAPGPVLLQKDQNRMPETPRGNDIPAWARNAPPPPELITPRPLPDSSPQPGGPQFLNRPIPESQSETPFIPSTVDQGGAQAGLVTGGNRTVAPHPSGNQHTLPDQNATAQKRRLMAVIKLILGFGLLILGAVVAIVFKSQAILVGFMACVMVLGIGIAIWGAAQLILGNSKQ; encoded by the coding sequence ATGCAATGTCCAACCTGCGGTATCGTCAATCGAGATGACGCAAAGTTTTGTACCCGCTGTGGTTCAACACTCACTCCGGCAGGAGGGGCGCGTGGAGCGAAATACCGCCAGCCCGGAATGATGCTCCGGGATATGGGCGCCGACGAGACCTTGACGGCTGAAGCGCCAGCTTCGGCTGAGCCTTCAAATGTGATCACCGTGAGTTCTGAGGCTATACCACCTGGAGCGCCGTTTATTGAAGTCGTGTTTTTGACTGGACTGCGCAAGGGTGAAAAACTGATTCTTTCAACCTTTCCGGCAACTGTTGGACGCGATCCCGGCAGTATGTTGCAGATGGATTTGAATGATACGCTGGCTTCAACCCGACACGCCCATTTGCTCTTTGAAGGAAACAAATTCATTCTACGCGATATTGGCAGCACCAATGGGACCTATCATAAAGGCAACCGGGTCAAAGAGATCGTGTTAACCCATGGCGATGTGATCGAGTTTGGAATCGGCGGCCCAAAGCTTCGGTTTGATATGCCCTGGATGGTAGCCACACCGCCGCCAGTTCATGTTGATTCATTTTCTGGCCCTGCAATCCCGGGTGCCCTGATTACACCCAAGGCCGAGCGGGCTCCGGGGCCAGTCTTGCTGCAAAAAGATCAAAACCGGATGCCTGAAACACCTCGAGGAAATGATATTCCCGCCTGGGCGCGGAATGCACCACCCCCGCCAGAATTGATTACTCCCAGACCTCTCCCTGATTCATCGCCCCAGCCAGGCGGCCCCCAGTTTTTGAATCGCCCCATTCCTGAGTCACAGAGTGAAACACCCTTCATTCCATCAACCGTTGACCAGGGAGGCGCCCAGGCTGGGCTGGTAACTGGCGGCAATCGGACAGTCGCACCGCACCCATCTGGAAACCAGCACACCCTGCCGGATCAAAACGCCACTGCCCAGAAACGTCGCTTGATGGCAGTTATCAAGTTGATACTGGGGTTTGGGCTCTTGATTCTCGGCGCCGTGGTCGCCATTGTGTTCAAAAGTCAGGCGATTCTGGTGGGGTTTATGGCCTGTGTGATGGTGTTAGGCATTGGGATTGCCATCTGGGGCGCCGCACAGTTGATTCTCGGCAATTCAAAGCAGTGA